From one Methylomonas paludis genomic stretch:
- a CDS encoding ImmA/IrrE family metallo-endopeptidase, protein MTIFKFSHEWASAGQDIPEVFHTMANLALHVGDVNLMQNEDIWAKTIRDSALVSAYPLAMWLAVSWWRLNFEPLPAHGVNPALDWRMAHEIGAANYGFVWPKALFASDCQFMQIWAIPSNANAQQSLRYLNGLDRPASIKLADFQHGVENFIISVLDRLDAVGSRNTDLWNLWQLIKAERADPQSFNYRRLEAELGYDPDECSEELMIKAQALERQIGTAALSELAPVYGRTSTNSSLNVIAEIIGSPGLTGTPNTPVLKNAKSTTGVPWQRAVEVARELRQSLSNKHGVIDNQQLYGLLGLSSAQVDAWTPVARNNAAIGIPGSNNQFKFVPRKAHPLAKRFELARLLGDYILTENKRQQWLTSTDLSTSRQKYQRAFAAEFLCPIEALQDFLGHDYSESAIDDATEHFQVSQTMVNSLLRNNGLIFSPFIGDYPEARLPYQLGI, encoded by the coding sequence ATGACTATATTTAAGTTTAGCCACGAATGGGCATCTGCCGGGCAGGACATTCCAGAAGTTTTCCACACGATGGCCAATCTGGCGTTGCATGTTGGCGATGTCAACCTGATGCAGAATGAAGACATTTGGGCCAAGACAATTCGTGACTCGGCACTGGTATCGGCTTACCCGCTTGCCATGTGGTTGGCAGTTTCCTGGTGGAGGCTCAATTTTGAGCCTTTACCGGCTCATGGGGTAAACCCTGCTCTAGACTGGCGCATGGCCCATGAAATCGGCGCTGCCAATTATGGTTTTGTCTGGCCCAAGGCTTTATTCGCATCAGATTGCCAATTCATGCAAATTTGGGCGATTCCTTCCAATGCCAATGCCCAGCAATCTCTCCGTTATCTAAATGGATTGGATAGACCCGCGTCCATAAAATTAGCTGATTTTCAACATGGCGTGGAAAATTTTATTATCTCTGTTCTGGATCGCCTTGATGCCGTTGGCAGCCGAAATACCGATTTGTGGAATCTTTGGCAGTTGATAAAGGCAGAGCGCGCCGATCCGCAAAGTTTTAATTACCGTCGACTTGAAGCTGAACTAGGTTACGATCCGGATGAGTGTTCCGAAGAATTGATGATCAAGGCACAAGCGCTGGAACGACAAATTGGCACAGCAGCGCTTTCCGAGTTAGCGCCGGTATATGGCAGAACCAGCACTAATTCATCACTTAATGTCATTGCGGAAATTATTGGTAGCCCCGGCCTGACTGGTACACCGAACACACCGGTGCTAAAAAATGCCAAATCCACAACAGGTGTCCCTTGGCAACGTGCAGTTGAAGTTGCGCGTGAATTACGCCAATCGCTAAGTAATAAGCATGGCGTGATAGACAACCAGCAGCTTTACGGCTTATTGGGGCTATCCTCCGCGCAAGTAGATGCCTGGACGCCTGTTGCACGTAACAACGCTGCTATTGGCATTCCAGGTAGCAATAACCAATTTAAATTCGTACCCCGCAAAGCACACCCGCTAGCCAAGCGTTTTGAATTGGCACGTCTGCTCGGCGACTATATCTTGACCGAAAATAAACGCCAGCAATGGTTAACAAGTACCGATTTATCTACTTCCCGGCAAAAATATCAACGTGCGTTTGCCGCTGAATTTCTTTGCCCTATCGAAGCCCTGCAGGATTTTTTAGGGCATGACTATTCGGAATCAGCAATTGACGACGCGACAGAACATTTTCAGGTAAGCCAGACCATGGTAAACAGCTTATTAAGAAACAATGGACTGATTTTTTCGCCGTTTATAGGCGATTACCCCGAAGCCAGATTACCTTATCAATTGGGCATCTGA
- a CDS encoding DUF2281 domain-containing protein, translated as MNLAETIYQHSLNLPDNAAREVLDFIEFLEQRYSLIRPVTKIENDTEAFLTALAGGLSKDFPDDIFDADLGIDTSRNSLD; from the coding sequence ATGAACTTAGCGGAAACCATCTATCAGCACAGTTTAAATCTCCCAGATAACGCCGCACGGGAAGTTCTGGATTTCATAGAATTTCTGGAGCAGCGTTATTCGCTGATTAGACCGGTAACAAAAATTGAAAACGATACAGAGGCTTTTCTCACGGCTTTAGCTGGTGGTTTAAGTAAAGATTTTCCGGATGATATCTTTGACGCTGATTTGGGCATAGATACAAGCCGTAACTCGTTAGACTAA
- a CDS encoding HAD family hydrolase has product MKNPIIYALDFDGVICDSAIETGISGWKAATQIWPDMPVDAPTEMVELFRQARPIIETGYEAILAMRSLYLGATVDSLYQGCAEQFQALMQEAQVDSAQLKKLFGDTRDLWIAADKAGWIGQNPLYAGVVEKLARLNQHSDWYVVTTKQERFVRMILSGAGIELADERIFGLDRNLSKIEVLKILQDRHPEQALHFYEDRLPTLLKVAQQAELANVELLFAAWGYNGAAEQAEAVAAGFKLVQLGEFLV; this is encoded by the coding sequence ATGAAAAACCCAATCATTTACGCCCTAGACTTCGACGGCGTGATCTGCGACAGCGCCATCGAAACCGGCATTTCCGGCTGGAAAGCCGCTACCCAAATTTGGCCGGATATGCCGGTGGACGCACCTACGGAAATGGTCGAGCTGTTTCGTCAGGCCAGACCTATTATCGAAACCGGCTATGAAGCGATTCTTGCCATGCGCAGCCTTTATTTGGGTGCTACGGTGGACAGTCTTTATCAGGGTTGTGCTGAGCAATTTCAAGCGTTGATGCAGGAGGCGCAGGTTGACAGTGCCCAGTTGAAAAAATTATTTGGTGACACCCGAGATTTGTGGATTGCCGCTGACAAAGCCGGCTGGATTGGGCAGAATCCGCTGTATGCGGGGGTGGTGGAGAAACTGGCCCGGCTTAATCAGCATAGTGACTGGTATGTGGTGACGACCAAGCAGGAGCGGTTTGTGAGGATGATCCTTAGTGGTGCCGGTATTGAATTGGCTGATGAGCGTATTTTTGGCCTTGACCGCAATTTGAGCAAAATTGAGGTGTTGAAGATATTACAAGATCGCCATCCTGAGCAGGCTTTGCATTTTTACGAAGACCGGTTACCGACTTTGTTAAAAGTGGCGCAGCAGGCGGAATTGGCGAACGTGGAGTTATTGTTTGCTGCCTGGGGTTATAACGGCGCTGCCGAGCAGGCTGAGGCTGTTGCTGCGGGTTTTAAGCTGGTGCAATTGGGTGAGTTTTTGGTTTAA
- the trpD gene encoding anthranilate phosphoribosyltransferase — MQIQATLQKLLNKQDLDTAEMRGIMQAMMSGELTAAQIAGLLIALRCKGESVAEIAAAVSVMRELAQRVDILGEHVIDTCGTGGDGANTFNISTAAAFVVAAAGGKVAKHGNRSVSSSCGSADVLEAAGVDLSMSVDQVERCINSIGVGFLFAANHHSAVRHTVGPRKEMGVRTLFNLIGPLSNPAQAKHQLIGVFDSQWLRPVAEVLKQLGSQHVLVVHADDGLDEISIAAPTQVAELKNGEISCYTLTPEQFGFTRSSLASLAIANAQASLAIIHGVLDNQPGPARDIVALNAGAAIYAADLTDSLQAGVLKALEVLENGLAKQKLRALTDYAKAYADSQLKSIG, encoded by the coding sequence ATGCAAATTCAGGCTACGCTGCAAAAACTGCTTAATAAACAAGATCTCGATACTGCGGAAATGCGCGGTATTATGCAAGCCATGATGAGCGGTGAATTAACGGCTGCTCAGATTGCCGGTCTGTTGATTGCGCTGCGTTGTAAAGGTGAAAGTGTAGCGGAAATTGCAGCTGCGGTGAGTGTGATGCGGGAGCTGGCTCAGCGGGTGGATATTCTGGGTGAGCATGTGATTGATACCTGCGGCACTGGCGGTGATGGTGCCAATACTTTTAATATTTCCACTGCAGCGGCCTTTGTGGTGGCTGCAGCGGGCGGTAAGGTGGCCAAGCATGGTAACCGTTCGGTATCCAGCAGTTGCGGCAGTGCTGATGTGCTGGAGGCGGCTGGTGTGGACTTGAGTATGTCGGTTGATCAGGTGGAGCGTTGTATTAACAGCATAGGCGTGGGTTTTTTGTTTGCCGCCAATCATCACAGTGCGGTGCGGCATACGGTGGGACCGCGTAAGGAAATGGGGGTTAGAACCCTGTTTAATCTGATTGGGCCGCTGTCTAATCCAGCTCAAGCCAAACATCAGCTGATTGGGGTTTTTGACAGTCAATGGCTGCGACCGGTGGCTGAGGTGTTGAAACAATTGGGCAGTCAGCATGTGCTGGTGGTGCATGCCGATGATGGCCTGGATGAAATCAGCATCGCTGCGCCCACGCAGGTTGCCGAATTGAAGAATGGGGAAATCAGCTGTTATACGCTGACGCCGGAGCAGTTTGGTTTTACCCGCAGCAGTCTGGCCAGTTTGGCGATTGCTAATGCTCAGGCCAGTTTGGCGATTATTCATGGGGTGTTGGACAATCAGCCCGGCCCGGCTCGAGATATTGTGGCGCTGAATGCCGGTGCGGCCATATACGCGGCAGATTTGACCGACAGCTTGCAGGCCGGGGTGTTAAAAGCGTTGGAAGTATTGGAAAATGGCTTGGCTAAACAAAAGTTGCGAGCTTTGACGGATTATGCGAAGGCTTATGCAGATAGCCAATTAAAATCAATTGGGTGA
- the panD gene encoding aspartate 1-decarboxylase, with protein sequence MHINMLKAKLHRARVTHSELDYEGSCAIDSKILDFSGIREYEQIHIYNINNGQRFTTYAIRAEENSGIFSINGAAARLACPGDLIIVCAFASLDEKELKNYKPTLVYFDGNNNITHSRHAIPIQAA encoded by the coding sequence ATGCACATAAACATGCTTAAAGCCAAGTTGCACCGGGCGCGTGTGACTCATTCCGAACTGGATTACGAAGGTTCCTGTGCGATTGACAGCAAAATTTTAGATTTTTCAGGGATACGGGAATACGAGCAAATCCATATTTACAACATTAACAACGGTCAACGCTTTACCACGTACGCGATTAGAGCCGAAGAAAACTCAGGGATATTTTCCATCAATGGCGCAGCCGCACGTTTAGCTTGCCCTGGCGATCTGATTATTGTTTGCGCATTCGCCAGTCTGGATGAGAAGGAACTAAAAAACTACAAACCGACACTGGTTTATTTTGATGGCAACAACAACATAACCCATTCTCGTCACGCCATCCCTATTCAGGCCGCGTAA
- the panC gene encoding pantoate--beta-alanine ligase — protein sequence MQTISTIKALRACIRQWRQAGHSIAFVPTMGNLHAGHIQLVTTAKQKADKVVVSIFVNPTQFGPTEDFNCYPRTEQQDQAALLENGADLLFLPAETEMYPQPAQTRISVQNLSDMHCGASRPGHFDGVALVVCKLLNMVQPDLLLLGEKDFQQLTIIRRMIADLNIPVEIQGVATVREADGLAMSSRNGYLDQAQRQLAPKLYQALLAARSEILAGNLDFQTIVAIQWQILQQTGFKVEYFNVCRSSDLLAAGAEDNNLVILLAAKLGNTRLIDNICFSRPLA from the coding sequence ATGCAAACCATTTCCACCATTAAAGCCTTGCGAGCCTGTATCCGCCAATGGCGACAAGCCGGACACAGCATCGCGTTTGTACCCACTATGGGTAATCTGCATGCCGGGCATATACAGCTGGTAACCACCGCCAAGCAAAAAGCTGATAAAGTGGTAGTTAGTATTTTTGTTAATCCCACCCAGTTCGGCCCAACTGAAGATTTTAACTGTTATCCGCGTACCGAACAGCAGGATCAGGCCGCCTTGCTGGAAAACGGAGCCGATCTGCTGTTTTTACCGGCAGAAACCGAAATGTATCCGCAACCGGCACAAACCCGGATTAGCGTACAAAATTTGTCAGACATGCATTGTGGCGCCAGCCGCCCCGGTCATTTTGATGGAGTGGCACTGGTGGTGTGCAAACTGCTGAATATGGTACAGCCGGATTTGCTGTTACTGGGAGAAAAGGATTTTCAACAGTTAACCATAATCCGCCGCATGATAGCCGACCTGAACATACCCGTGGAAATACAGGGTGTAGCAACAGTCAGAGAGGCCGATGGTCTGGCCATGAGCTCACGCAACGGCTATCTGGATCAGGCGCAAAGGCAATTGGCACCCAAGCTGTATCAGGCATTATTGGCAGCACGTAGCGAAATTTTGGCCGGCAACCTTGATTTTCAAACTATCGTCGCCATTCAATGGCAAATACTGCAACAAACCGGGTTTAAGGTAGAATATTTCAACGTTTGCCGCAGCAGCGACTTGCTGGCGGCCGGCGCTGAGGACAATAATCTGGTGATATTGTTGGCAGCCAAACTAGGTAACACTCGTTTGATCGATAATATCTGCTTTTCCAGACCATTAGCCTGA
- the panB gene encoding 3-methyl-2-oxobutanoate hydroxymethyltransferase, whose protein sequence is MNLYAESAKTLTIPDLKAMKQRGEKISCLTAYDASFSTVLDQAGIDMILVGDSLGMVVQGHHSTLPVTVDDMVYHSRIVAAARKRAFVVTDLPFASYATPEQALHNAARLTQAGAAQMVKLEGPKLEIISFLVAQGIPVCGHLGLLPQSVNRAGGYKVQGRDAGQAQQLLADALAIQQAGADCLVLECIPAALAAQITQQLSIPVIGIGAGAACDGQVLVLYDMLNISIGNRPRFSKNFIETAAGIDAAVRSYHQAVKSQQFPGPEHCY, encoded by the coding sequence ATGAATTTGTATGCCGAAAGCGCCAAAACCCTGACCATCCCTGATTTAAAAGCCATGAAACAGCGGGGTGAAAAAATCAGCTGCCTCACCGCTTATGATGCCAGCTTCAGCACAGTGCTGGATCAGGCCGGAATTGATATGATACTGGTCGGCGATTCGCTGGGCATGGTCGTGCAAGGCCATCACAGCACCTTACCGGTAACCGTGGATGATATGGTCTATCACAGCCGTATCGTGGCCGCAGCCAGAAAACGCGCATTTGTGGTCACAGACCTGCCTTTTGCCAGCTATGCCACCCCAGAACAGGCATTACATAACGCGGCGCGCTTAACCCAGGCCGGTGCCGCGCAAATGGTCAAGCTGGAAGGGCCTAAACTGGAAATCATCAGTTTTTTGGTCGCGCAAGGTATTCCGGTCTGCGGTCATCTGGGGTTGTTGCCGCAATCCGTCAACCGGGCCGGAGGTTACAAAGTACAGGGTCGGGATGCCGGGCAAGCCCAACAGCTGCTTGCAGATGCGCTGGCTATACAACAGGCGGGTGCCGATTGTCTGGTTCTGGAATGTATTCCGGCGGCCCTGGCAGCGCAAATCACCCAACAGCTCAGTATTCCAGTAATCGGAATAGGTGCGGGAGCGGCTTGTGATGGTCAAGTGTTGGTGTTATACGATATGCTGAATATCAGCATCGGCAACCGGCCCAGATTTTCCAAAAATTTTATTGAAACCGCTGCTGGCATAGACGCAGCGGTGCGCAGTTATCATCAAGCGGTTAAATCACAACAATTTCCCGGTCCGGAACACTGTTACTGA
- the folK gene encoding 2-amino-4-hydroxy-6-hydroxymethyldihydropteridine diphosphokinase codes for MSLPTSYLPAFIGLGSNLENPLQQVNQARLDIAQLPDVVEIAFSPLYQSQPVGPQDQPDYINAVMHIGTRLPALDLLRQLQQIENAHGRLRSVRWGARTLDLDILLYADQIIDLPDLQVPHPELVNRAFVLYPLADIAGTELLVPGKGSLQQLLASGPSAEGMQRLAA; via the coding sequence ATGAGCTTGCCGACTTCATACCTGCCTGCGTTTATCGGGCTGGGCAGTAATCTGGAAAACCCCTTGCAGCAAGTCAATCAGGCCCGGCTTGATATCGCCCAACTGCCGGATGTGGTCGAAATCGCCTTCTCACCGCTTTATCAAAGCCAACCGGTAGGCCCGCAAGATCAGCCGGACTATATTAATGCCGTGATGCATATCGGCACCCGCTTGCCGGCCCTGGATTTACTCCGCCAGCTGCAACAGATAGAAAACGCCCACGGCCGCCTGCGTAGTGTGCGCTGGGGAGCCAGAACCCTGGATCTGGATATTTTGCTCTATGCCGACCAGATTATCGATCTGCCCGATTTGCAGGTGCCGCATCCGGAACTGGTGAACCGGGCTTTTGTACTTTACCCGCTGGCCGATATTGCCGGCACGGAATTGCTGGTTCCCGGCAAAGGCAGTCTGCAGCAGTTATTGGCAAGCGGCCCGTCTGCCGAGGGCATGCAGAGGCTGGCAGCATGA
- the pcnB gene encoding polynucleotide adenylyltransferase PcnB, whose translation MKVLLRLKKANFEAYLVGGCVRDLLLGREPKDFDVATNASPEQVKQIFRNCRIIGRRFRLAHVFFGREIIEVATFRGSEPDEADQHVVHEDGRLLRDNVFGTLEQDVWRRDFTVNALYYNIRDFSVVDYTGGMLDHQAGILRLIGDPAIRYREDPVRMLRAIRFAVKLGFTLHPDTEQPIHEYAELLKSIPSARLYDEALKLFLAGYGLQTFEMLRHYGLFAILFPASDKCLETLEHDFPRLFLIKALENSDRRFADGKSLTPYFLLAAMLWEPLQIAVKKQLDRGENETIAYQNAANEILNNQIKITAMPRHITQAMRDVWFLQNKFSKTTGSRPYRLLEQPKFRAAYDFLALRAETGGADPQLVTWWTRFQDGDDEQRQKMTAPPKNASGKTRRKSSRYRSKAKQADVE comes from the coding sequence TTGAAGGTACTGTTGCGACTAAAAAAAGCTAATTTTGAAGCCTATCTGGTTGGCGGTTGCGTCCGCGACTTACTGTTGGGCCGCGAGCCTAAAGATTTTGATGTGGCAACCAATGCCAGCCCGGAGCAGGTTAAACAGATTTTTCGCAATTGCCGGATTATCGGCAGACGCTTCCGCTTGGCTCATGTATTTTTTGGCCGGGAAATTATCGAAGTCGCCACCTTTCGCGGTTCCGAACCGGATGAAGCCGATCAGCACGTCGTGCATGAAGATGGCCGGCTGCTGCGCGACAATGTGTTCGGCACCCTGGAACAGGATGTCTGGCGGCGCGACTTTACCGTCAATGCCCTGTACTACAATATCCGCGACTTTTCCGTGGTGGATTACACCGGCGGCATGCTGGATCATCAGGCCGGCATTTTACGCCTGATCGGCGATCCGGCCATTCGTTACCGGGAAGATCCGGTACGCATGTTACGCGCCATTCGCTTTGCCGTTAAATTGGGTTTTACCCTGCATCCCGATACCGAACAACCCATACATGAATATGCCGAGCTATTAAAAAGTATACCCTCGGCCCGGCTTTACGACGAAGCCCTCAAGCTGTTTCTGGCCGGCTACGGCTTGCAAACCTTCGAAATGCTCAGACATTACGGCCTGTTTGCCATCCTGTTTCCCGCTTCGGATAAATGCCTGGAAACCCTGGAACATGACTTTCCCCGCCTGTTCTTAATCAAAGCCCTGGAAAACTCCGACCGGCGCTTTGCCGATGGCAAAAGCCTCACGCCTTATTTTTTATTGGCCGCCATGCTCTGGGAGCCATTACAGATCGCCGTAAAAAAACAGCTTGATCGCGGCGAAAATGAAACCATAGCCTATCAGAATGCCGCGAATGAGATTTTAAACAACCAGATTAAAATCACCGCCATGCCCCGCCACATTACCCAGGCCATGCGCGATGTCTGGTTTTTGCAAAACAAATTCAGCAAAACCACCGGTTCCAGACCCTACCGGCTACTGGAACAGCCCAAATTCCGGGCGGCTTATGACTTTCTGGCGCTGCGCGCCGAAACCGGCGGTGCCGATCCGCAACTGGTAACGTGGTGGACACGTTTTCAGGACGGTGACGATGAACAACGCCAAAAAATGACCGCCCCGCCCAAAAATGCCTCGGGCAAAACCAGACGTAAATCCAGCCGCTACCGCAGCAAAGCCAAACAGGCCGATGTGGAATGA
- a CDS encoding RDD family protein yields the protein MRQKARNHAKKPGVLLVGTPGFLRRLGAIGYDALLLLAVLFLSTSLALPFNGGEAFAPDQFIYPVYLLLVGFLFYGWFWTHGGQTLGLRAWKMQLLSFDGESVSWRQALIRFGAAILSWACLGLGLMWCVIDPQGLCWHDHLSKTRLHKVEREKA from the coding sequence TTGCGGCAGAAAGCACGAAATCATGCCAAAAAACCCGGCGTACTGCTAGTTGGTACGCCGGGTTTTTTACGCCGACTGGGGGCTATTGGTTACGACGCGCTGTTGTTGCTGGCTGTGTTGTTTCTGTCCACCAGTTTGGCCTTGCCTTTTAATGGCGGTGAGGCGTTTGCTCCAGACCAGTTTATTTATCCGGTTTATTTGCTGCTGGTCGGCTTTTTGTTTTACGGCTGGTTCTGGACTCACGGTGGCCAAACTCTGGGCTTACGGGCCTGGAAAATGCAGTTGCTGAGCTTTGACGGTGAATCGGTGAGCTGGCGGCAGGCTTTGATCCGGTTTGGCGCCGCCATCCTGTCCTGGGCCTGTCTGGGTCTGGGTCTGATGTGGTGTGTTATCGATCCGCAAGGCTTATGCTGGCATGATCATTTGTCCAAAACCCGGCTGCACAAGGTAGAACGAGAAAAGGCCTGA
- the lptG gene encoding LPS export ABC transporter permease LptG: MGVLTRYIMLEVIKGAAIALLILLTLFHLFTFSDQLVFLGKGTYGLKELFLYLALTTPRMIYELMPSAALLGSLFVVGAMANHREIVAMRATGLSTLWVIRTIMLAGLVLVVISVLIGEYIAPDSERAAQVLRNTTQNETDGVIMHTQYGMWLREGNRFINVRKILDDGTLANVRIYDISAQHKLQKMTHAEHATFLGNNQWRLDGVKHSELDEGYQQVSAAVQDSQIWESSIDADLLKVTVVDSDNLSLYDLYMYIDFLKSNSQKSQIYELAFWSRLINPLVTFVMLMISAPFVIGIGRGTNTGGRIMLGVVIGMLFNIFDKIAGHMGLVYGLNPMLVAIAPSLLMFLGAVIAILKVS; this comes from the coding sequence ATGGGAGTATTAACCCGCTACATAATGCTCGAAGTCATCAAAGGGGCCGCCATAGCCTTATTGATACTGCTCACCCTGTTTCATTTATTTACCTTTAGCGACCAACTGGTGTTTTTGGGTAAAGGCACATACGGCCTGAAAGAGCTGTTTTTATATCTGGCCTTAACCACCCCGCGCATGATTTACGAGCTAATGCCGTCTGCCGCTTTATTGGGCAGCCTATTCGTTGTGGGGGCAATGGCCAATCATCGCGAAATAGTGGCCATGCGGGCCACCGGATTATCCACCCTATGGGTCATCCGCACCATCATGCTGGCCGGATTGGTGCTGGTAGTAATATCAGTGTTGATAGGCGAATACATAGCCCCGGACAGTGAACGCGCTGCCCAGGTATTGCGCAATACCACCCAGAACGAAACCGATGGCGTCATCATGCATACCCAATACGGCATGTGGCTGCGCGAGGGCAACCGTTTTATCAACGTACGGAAAATACTGGATGACGGCACCCTGGCCAATGTGCGCATATATGATATTAGTGCCCAGCATAAGCTGCAGAAAATGACTCATGCCGAACATGCCACCTTTTTGGGCAACAATCAATGGCGCCTGGATGGGGTTAAGCACTCAGAGCTGGATGAAGGCTACCAACAAGTTTCCGCGGCGGTGCAGGACAGCCAAATTTGGGAATCCTCTATCGATGCGGATTTGTTGAAAGTCACCGTGGTGGATTCCGATAACCTGTCCCTGTACGATTTATATATGTACATCGACTTTCTAAAAAGCAATAGCCAAAAATCTCAAATCTATGAACTGGCTTTTTGGAGCCGCCTGATTAATCCGCTGGTGACATTTGTAATGCTGATGATTTCAGCGCCGTTTGTGATCGGCATAGGCCGGGGCACCAATACCGGTGGCCGGATCATGCTGGGCGTGGTGATCGGTATGCTGTTTAACATTTTCGACAAAATTGCCGGACACATGGGGCTTGTCTACGGCCTTAATCCCATGCTGGTGGCCATTGCCCCTAGTCTGCTGATGTTTTTAGGCGCCGTAATCGCAATTTTAAAGGTAAGTTGA
- the lptF gene encoding LPS export ABC transporter permease LptF has protein sequence MIIVDLLKTASAVLAVLVFIIVSQKFIRVLAQAVDGSISNQTVMHLIGLKTILVTTAFLPTALFMAILMVLGRMYREQEIAAIASAGGGMLTIYRGVFWVLVPLSLFSGWLSLYAGPWAELQGQKLMHFDNETADIRSISAGRFSEYSGGELIFYTESVDDDGKMHHVFLQNKQSGKTGVVNAEYGRLDNLEGGLYLILEHGERILGAPGDKEFTIETFAEYAVLIEKKSSALVVGSHAVKSQQIWSSSNLQDMAEMQDRLSGPFSTIFLGFLAVPLAKLSPRGGVYGNLLVAFAIYFAYSNLQRVNHSWVVADKIPGWLGYFWADLLLLSLGLILLFRTYGWQWLLQHWQKGY, from the coding sequence ATGATAATTGTAGATCTGCTCAAGACAGCAAGTGCTGTTTTGGCGGTACTGGTTTTTATCATCGTCAGCCAAAAATTTATCCGGGTACTGGCACAAGCCGTGGATGGCAGCATTTCCAATCAAACCGTCATGCATTTGATCGGCCTGAAAACTATACTGGTCACCACCGCCTTTCTACCCACCGCCTTATTCATGGCCATCCTGATGGTATTGGGACGCATGTACCGTGAACAGGAAATTGCCGCCATAGCTTCAGCAGGCGGCGGCATGCTCACCATTTATCGCGGCGTGTTTTGGGTATTGGTGCCGCTCAGCCTGTTTTCCGGCTGGCTTTCATTATATGCCGGGCCCTGGGCAGAATTACAAGGCCAAAAATTGATGCACTTTGATAACGAAACAGCCGATATTCGCAGTATTTCCGCCGGCCGGTTTAGTGAATACAGTGGTGGTGAACTAATCTTTTATACAGAAAGTGTTGATGACGACGGCAAAATGCATCATGTTTTCTTGCAAAATAAACAGTCCGGCAAAACGGGGGTGGTTAATGCTGAATATGGCCGGCTGGATAACCTGGAAGGTGGTTTATATCTAATTCTGGAACACGGAGAACGCATACTGGGCGCACCCGGCGACAAAGAATTTACCATAGAAACCTTTGCCGAATATGCCGTATTGATAGAAAAAAAATCCAGCGCCCTGGTGGTTGGCAGTCATGCGGTTAAAAGTCAGCAAATCTGGTCATCCTCCAACTTACAGGATATGGCAGAAATGCAGGATAGACTCAGCGGACCGTTCAGCACCATCTTTCTGGGATTCTTGGCCGTACCCTTAGCCAAACTTTCACCGCGCGGCGGTGTTTACGGCAACTTGCTGGTAGCCTTTGCCATATATTTTGCTTATTCAAATCTGCAAAGAGTCAATCACAGCTGGGTAGTTGCCGACAAGATACCCGGCTGGCTGGGCTACTTCTGGGCTGACTTGCTGCTGCTGAGTCTGGGCCTGATACTGCTGTTCCGCACATACGGCTGGCAGTGGCTGCTGCAACATTGGCAAAAAGGATATTAA